The nucleotide window TATATTATGATTTCCCCATATTACCATTGATATATTTTCGGGAGATATTTTTGGGGTAGATGACCTAATTTTGCTGGATCAAAAAGAATTGAAATGAATAAGCTGTGTTTGTTTTTGCTGACAATAATGCTGACGATGATGAGTGCTCCTTTGATGGCGCAGTGTTCTCTTTGTACAAAAACAGCACAGCAGCTGGGTGAAGGCCCTGCTAAAGGATTGAACAATGGTATCCTGATGCTGGCATTTACCCCGCTGGTAATCATCGGCCTGCTAGCTTTCCGGTGGTGGAAGAGCAACCGGGAAGCCTCCTGAGCCCCTGCCCTTTTTTAACCCCTTTATTATGATAACCTATAGAAAAGCGGATATCCCTGATATTCCACGGGTAGCTACGTTACGTCTGCAGTTTCTGAAAGAAGTGTATCCCCAGGCAGATGTTTCCCGCGATGGCTTGCTATATGAACAGATTGCCCGGTATCTCACAGAACACCTTCCCAAGGGAGACTTTGTAAACCTCTTCGCTGAACATCATGGAAATGTAGTCGCCAGTGCTGGTATTGTTTTTTATAACCAGCCTCCGCTCTACCACAATCTGGATGGCAAAGTGGCTTATATACTGAATGTATATACGCTTCCGGCCTACCGCCGGCAGGGAATTGCACAGATACTGATGGAAAAACTGATTGGGGAAGCAAAGGAACGAAATACCGGTAAACTGAGTCTGCATGCCAGTTTGGAAGGGCGCCGGTTATATGAAAGACTGGGCTTTGCTGCCGGAGATAACGAGATGACATTACAACTCCCGCGTATACAACCCTGACAGGCTCCGGAGGAGTGTTTTGCGGGAATAGAAAAAAAGGAAAGTTACCTTCCCTGAACATTCGACAAAACACTCACACCGGACAATCTGTAAAAAAGATGTAGCCTAGTCTTCCCTTGTTTCAAACGAGGGGCAGTCTACCCGTAGGTTGGCCTGCTTCAGCGAGACCTTGAGCAGGTTGCAGTAATTGCCTTTCTTTTCGGTGTAATGCTGGCAATTAAAGCACATAGGTTGGTGAGTAATCACCTCCTCCTGGTTCAGCTGGTAAATCAGCTGCATCAGCTGATCCAGCAGCACGCCCTGTTCTTTCAGCGGGCTGGTGGCCACAGCGTCCTGTAGCGGAGCAGCAAAATGCTCTACTTTTTTAGCGATGGCACGACCTTCCTTCAGCAAATGCAGGGAATGGCTCCTGGTGTCCGTTTCGCTCGGTTTTCTCACCAGGTAATTTTTTTGTTCCAGCGATTTCACAGCGTCGCTGATGGTGGCTTTTGTCATGTTGAAATACAACGCTAACGAGGTCACTGTACGTTT belongs to Chitinophaga sp. HK235 and includes:
- a CDS encoding GNAT family N-acetyltransferase gives rise to the protein MITYRKADIPDIPRVATLRLQFLKEVYPQADVSRDGLLYEQIARYLTEHLPKGDFVNLFAEHHGNVVASAGIVFYNQPPLYHNLDGKVAYILNVYTLPAYRRQGIAQILMEKLIGEAKERNTGKLSLHASLEGRRLYERLGFAAGDNEMTLQLPRIQP
- a CDS encoding MarR family winged helix-turn-helix transcriptional regulator, giving the protein MGKVSTFSPAQQAENTSSKIVVALERLSEAFRVLLWQEATQYGLSPIQIQVLTFLLHYPEEKRTVTSLALYFNMTKATISDAVKSLEQKNYLVRKPSETDTRSHSLHLLKEGRAIAKKVEHFAAPLQDAVATSPLKEQGVLLDQLMQLIYQLNQEEVITHQPMCFNCQHYTEKKGNYCNLLKVSLKQANLRVDCPSFETRED